DNA from Aliarcobacter skirrowii CCUG 10374:
CAGTCCACATTTGATGTTGTCCAACATCTGTTGAAATAATTGCATTATCTCCTAAAACTTTTCCAACTTTTTCAATAACCCATTGAGGTTTAATTAACTCATCTGTATCAAAATATCTTAAGGGCTCTTTTTCTCTATAATCTTTTAATAATTCAACCCAATTTGAAAAATCATTAAATTCATAATTTTCACACTCTTCAAGCATTGCCTTTACAGTTAATCTCAAATCACCAACTATTGGATAATCAGCAACCACAAGTTTTGCAATACTTGTTGGATCAATATCTATATGAATTACTTTTGCTTTACTTGCAAACTCATCTAATCTTCCAGTTACTCTATCATCAAATCTAGCTCCCAAAGATATTAATAAATCTGTCTCATAAGCTGCCATATTTGCAGCATACTCTCCATGCATTCCAAGCATTCCAAAGAAAAGTGGATTTTCATCACCCATAACTCCTCTTGCCATTAAAGTTTCAACAGCAGGAATATTTAATTTTTTTGCTAAATCTCTAATCTCATATCCACAATTTGATAAAACTGCTCCACCACCTATGTATAAAAGAGGTTTTTTTGCATTTGAAATAGCCTCCATAGCTTTTTTTAACTGTCTTTTATTGTAGTTAATTGTTGGCTTATAAGTTGGCATATTAACTTCAGTAGGATATTCAAACTCACCAATTTGTGCAGTTATATCTTTTGGTATATCAACATGAACAGGACCTGGTCTTCCTGTTTTTGCTAAATGAAACGCCTCTTTAAGTATTCTTGGTAAATCCTCTATTTTATTTACCAAATAGTTATGCTTTGTGCAAGGTCTTGAGATACCAACAGCATCTATTTCTTGAAAACCATCAGTTCCAATAATTGTTGTTGGAACCTGACCTGAGATTATAACCAATGGAATTGAATCCATATAAGCATCTGCAATTCCAGTTATTGCATTTGTAAATCCAGGTCCTGAAGTAACTATTGCAACTCCAACTTTTCCTGTACTTCTTGCATAACCCTCAGCAGCAATTACACAAGCTTGTTCATGTCTATTTAAAATATGTTCAAAATAATTTTGTTTATAAATTTCATCGTAGACGTTCATAATGGCACCACCTGGGTATCCAAAAACAACTTCTACCCCTTCTTGATGTAATGATTCTATAACCATTCTTGCGCCATTTA
Protein-coding regions in this window:
- a CDS encoding acetolactate synthase large subunit: MKINGARMVIESLHQEGVEVVFGYPGGAIMNVYDEIYKQNYFEHILNRHEQACVIAAEGYARSTGKVGVAIVTSGPGFTNAITGIADAYMDSIPLVIISGQVPTTIIGTDGFQEIDAVGISRPCTKHNYLVNKIEDLPRILKEAFHLAKTGRPGPVHVDIPKDITAQIGEFEYPTEVNMPTYKPTINYNKRQLKKAMEAISNAKKPLLYIGGGAVLSNCGYEIRDLAKKLNIPAVETLMARGVMGDENPLFFGMLGMHGEYAANMAAYETDLLISLGARFDDRVTGRLDEFASKAKVIHIDIDPTSIAKLVVADYPIVGDLRLTVKAMLEECENYEFNDFSNWVELLKDYREKEPLRYFDTDELIKPQWVIEKVGKVLGDNAIISTDVGQHQMWTAQFFPFSHPRQWITSGGLGTMGFGLPAALGVARAFKDTNRVVVNFTGDGSILMNIQELMTCSEYKLPVINIILNNNYLGMVRQWQTMFYDNRLAQTDLTNQPIFKTLAESFHCLGYTVSTKDEFEKALKDAVEQRKPAVIEVIVARNEEVLPMVPNGHSLNEMTLLKGDR